From the Psilocybe cubensis strain MGC-MH-2018 chromosome 6, whole genome shotgun sequence genome, the window AAGGATTTGTTTGACTATTCGACGGGGGAACCGCCTGAAAGATATCTCACTGTATTGAGAGCTCTCGAGGTTTGCCTCCAACCGTTCTAGGCCTCCGCTGATAGTAATTGACTTTTATCGTATTTGTCCTAGGTCGATGATCCTTATGTTCTTCGGCTTTTAATCAATCAGGCTCACATTGAAAGTTTGCTCCTTGCGCATACTCgtaaagaaggagaagaattGTTGAAGACCCTTCGTGGCGGCATGGCGTGGACCAACGATAAAATGGTTGTCCGAGTGTTCCCGTAAGACCTGTTTTACTTTATTTACTCTCATCGAGGCTTATAGTGTATATTATCCCAGGGAGGGAGGGGTATCCAGTTCTCGGATTAATATGAAACCTATGAACGGCGCAATGAGCCAACTGTTGACAGGACGAAATGCGGCGGAGGATATCCGGTGAGCACGTCCCgcatgatttttttttctgcaaTTACTCATAGCTGGTTAGATTCTActtggagaagaaagaacaaGCACAGCAAGACTACACTTCTGCTTCGACAACTGTGGATAACCTCAAAAAAGAGTACCACTCGAAGAAGCGTGAGATTGATGCGATTGAGGTATGTATATTACCTCAGTTCTCGGCCCTTATCGTGATTTTCTTAAATATGTTACGTATCTAGCGTGAGGAGAAGACTACACAACACAATCTGAGGCAAGAACGTGCTAGACTCAACAGTCTTCATCAAGAGGCGAATGCAGAGCTTCCCGCTGGCCTGGCCGGATTTGCGGAAGCTAAACTTGTCAGTGTTTTGCTGTACTTTGTAGGACACAAAGCTAATGAAGCACGATGAATAGGAAGCGCAATCAGAGAAAGAATCCATGATGTTGCAAATCGAAGGTGTCATGAGAAATAAGATGGCAGTGGATACTGCGCAGAACAAACTCCAGCAAGAATTGAAGAATATCAGAACCACTATCGCCGAGTTCGATCAGCAAAGAGCAACTATCCAGGTATGTTTCCTGCCAATCAATCGACGCGATTACATGCTCAACCGCTCGTAACTGTGTAGAGAAAAATGGAAAGCGCTGTCGAGGTTCGCGTTAAAGCTCAGAACGCCATGCTTCATTACGAAAGTAAACTAGCTGAGGGGAAGAAAGCTGTAGAAACCGCTCTGGAAGCCGCTCAGGTTGTGGAAGAAGAATTCAAGGCAGGTGTAACATTCGGTTTGCCTATTTGATCTGGACGCTCaattttattctttattATTGCTATTATCTTAGTCGTGGACTAAGGAAGCAGAAACTGTCGCTCCCGAACGAATTGCGACGCCGCGTAAACCTGATGCCGTCAAGACGCATATTGCGTCTTTGAAGGCAGCTCTTGCGGAACGAGCCAAGAAGTAAATAATTTTATTTCTGAGTTGCTAAAGCGATGGCTGACCGCTGGTAAACTTGCAGAACTGGTGCTTCACTGGAGACATTGGCGAAACAGCTCACAGCCGCCGAAGAGTCTTTAAAAAAGGCCGAAGCAGAAATAAAAGCAATGAAGAACCTAAACGCGGTTCGTTAATGTTGATTGTTTCAATTACCAATATTTTTGTCTTACCACACATGTCAGGCTCTCACAGAGTCTATGTTAGTTCGTTCTCATCGTTGGGATGACTTCCGGATGCACGTTGCTCTACGATGCAAACATATCTTCCAACACCATCTTTCCAATCGGGGATACTACGGTAAACTTTACTTTAAGCATTTCTCCCATCAGCTGGACATCCGGGTACGTGCTTCGCTTTTTGTCAAACGGATGTGTTATTCAGACCGTTCCTTTCAGGTTATTACGGACGATCAAATGCAGACGCAAGGTGCTGCTCGCGACAAAGATCCAAAGTCACTTAGTGGAGGTGAAAAGTCGTTCTCAACTATTTGTCTACTGCTTTCGCTTTGGGAATGCATTGGTTGTCCAATTCGCTGCCTTGGTAAATCCACGTTGTGTGCTACCGCTTATATCCATATCTGACACTGCTTTTTCTTTGTGCGTCAGACGAATTCGATGTGTTCATGGATGCTGTGAATCGCCGCATCAgtatgaagatgatgatcgATACTGCAAACACTTCGGACAGGAAGCAGTACATTTTGATCACTCCTCAAGATATGGCGAACATCAAAATTACGCCGAGCGTCCGCGTACTGAGGATGTCGGATCCTGAACGCGGTACAAATGGCACTCTTCCGTTTACTTCAGCCAACGGCGATTGAAATTTTTTTGTCGTTTatctcttttcctttcaatTGTACATTTGTATTCCTATTTCATCCCATAGCTCTCGTATTCTAACACTATCAATAATACCATTTTCTTGAGTTTGAACCATTTTTTTGGGATTTACCCTTCATATGTGTCCACAACGGGAAACAACGAACTTTGCATTACTCAAGCCTTTACTTATATATTAACGATATGATCTGATTTCGTCGACGTCTATTTGATTTTCCATAATCAAAACAAGTCGGTCTAGTGACTGAGCTTGGACATTCTGCTTTGGTAGAGTAACTTTTGTTTGTATAAGTTGAATATGCGAAAAGGCGGGCAAAAGCGAAGCGTTGCCGGGCATGTCACAGTTAAAACTCTCGTGTTAAGCTAGCTAGCTCACTGCGGGCGACGACTGCTGTAGGTTGAATAAACAGCTActgttttacatgttttatggAAGTTCAACTGTTTTTAACTTACACTGTACCACAGTCATCGCCTGCCAGTGCAGGCTCAGGGCCAAACGCGTCATCGCACGTGACACTAGACGCGACGAATTTCATTTTTGGAGGATATGCTGGGTGTATGACAACCAAACTCCACCGCCCtctttttccctttctctcCATCTCTTTTCTCGCCGCTTTGCTATATATTCCAACTGACCACGACAAACCACCAGTCGGGCGCGTGTTGGCTACGTTACGAATTTGAACGACCTACCACCGCAGATAAGAAATGGTTGCGTTACCCGCCCTTAAAAAGATCAGAATCGTTGCTCTCCCACTCACGCGCCCGAGCGGAACAATGCTCTCATCGGGTCAACTGGGCCGCTTGACGTACTACCAATTCCAAATCTCTgcgaagcagaagcaggcGTCAGCGTCGGAGAAGGGTCAGGTCGCTGTTGATGGCGAAGCTGAAGTGGAGAAGAAGGGGTGGTTGCCGGAGGAAGGAGTAACCAACTGGGTTTCGAAAAAGGCGGCGGATATTTGGGCTGGGTTCGGGAAAGCAAAAGGGGGCTGGAAGGTACGTGTATTTCCTCTGGACTTTTACCATCTCGTTGAAAGGCTTTCTGTGGGGTAGTTGAAGACTTTCCAGCTCGGAGAAAAGATGGTGGATAGacttgaatttgaagaacTGGCTCTTAAGAGCTTCGATCCTTCTATGGGCCCTTCGATTACACAGCTCAAGCGCAGTCCGGTCTTGGACAAGAAGAAGCCTACGATAGTGAGTTTAAAGCTTGTTTGTCTTCGCGTCCTTTTATCAAATACAGGTGTAGATCCCTCTCATATACCCTCCATCACAATTAACGCCTTCGGCAGCATTATCAGAGTTGAGCGCGTATACGGGGCATCGAATGCCGCGCCATCGACGTGGATTCTTCTTCTGGATGGCGGTCGCTCCCCTTACTGCGCCTTTCATGCTTATTCGTGAGTTCCTGATGATGTACATGGCATTTTGAAATTAACTGCTTCTATCTAGCCATTGTTCCCAATCTGCcgttcttcttctgtgtATGGCGATCATGGTCACATTATAGAGGTACGAATCCATCTGTTCAGCTTGACAGAAATTTATTTATGTGTGGACAGCATACAAATCTTCCCAATACCTGCACTCCCTTCTAGAGCATAGACTAATTGTACCAGAAGCAAGCGACGAGCTGGATCAAGTATACCAAACACATTCAATACCCCCACCTCCGCTTCAGCCGTCATCCACTGCGTTTGATACAGATGTACCTCGGCACGCTCTTCTACTGGATCGAGACGCGGTGCCCGCTATCCTATCCTTGTTGTCGTTGAAAACCGAGTCGACTGCCGCGGCGGACCTGTATCGCGCGGTGGAACAGGCTCGGGTGAGGGTGTCGTCTGGCCGTGCACAGCTCTAGGTGAGGGAGGGAGGGTTATACTTGTTGATATTATTTGCGTAATGGTTATGGATATGTGTATATTTTGTGCTAGTTAGATTAGAACAAGGGCAAATCGCGATGTAGCTCTAATGTACATAATTGTAATACCTTTCTCATTCAACCTACAAAAAAGCCGTCTAAACAGTCCACTACCCCATTGTAGACCACATCGTCGCCGGGTTGATCGCTGATTACTTTGATATTCGTAGTATCACATTGTTAGCGCTGAAAAGTATGATATTCCAACAGAATCATAATTTGATGCTGTGTACAACCGACAAAGATGGAAAGTGATGTGATGTTCCTCCGGGCCAAGCAGTGGAGAGGGTAATAAGTCTAGTCATGAGTCGATCCACAGCGCAAGTTAGGGGTTTCTGTTGCGCAGAACGGTTTAATGGATAGCACGTGCTCGTCCAACCCGATGTCAACACGCCCCGCCATGCAGTTTGCTCTAAACTCAAAC encodes:
- a CDS encoding hypothetical protein (Uncharacterized protein YDL183C) encodes the protein MVALPALKKIRIVALPLTRPSGTMLSSGQLGRLTYYQFQISAKQKQASASEKGQVAVDGEAEVEKKGWLPEEGVTNWVSKKAADIWAGFGKAKGGWKLKTFQLGEKMVDRLEFEELALKSFDPSMGPSITQLKRSPVLDKKKPTIIPLIYPPSQLTPSAALSELSAYTGHRMPRHRRGFFFWMAVAPLTAPFMLIPIVPNLPFFFCVWRSWSHYRAYKSSQYLHSLLEHRLIVPEASDELDQVYQTHSIPPPPLQPSSTAFDTDVPRHALLLDRDAVPAILSLLSLKTESTAAADLYRAVEQARVRVSSGRAQL